The sequence GCAGCGCCACATGCTCCTGCTTGGGCATGCCCATCGCCAGCACGATGATCGGAAAGCGCCCCGGGACATGGTGCTGCTGATAGAACGCCAGATAGTCCTCGGAGCGCTGGAACCCATCCACCGCATGGAACCTGCGATCCCCGAAGAGCTTGCGCGCACCGTCGCTCAGCCAGGGTTCACGCGTGCCCATGGCGAACAGCTCGTAGTGATCCTCGGCATCGCCTACCAACTCGTCGATCAGCTCCGGAATGAAGTCCGATCCATTGAGGTTGGCCTTCGGGTCACGCCCGTTGAACAGGCAGGCGATCTTGATCCCGATGCCATCGCGCAGCAGATAGTTGACCTGCAGAAAACTCTCGAGCACCGAAGAGTGGCGCTGCGCGATGTTGTAGCCGTGCTGGTTGAGAAACCCGAGGATCGTCGG is a genomic window of Stutzerimonas stutzeri containing:
- a CDS encoding WecB/TagA/CpsF family glycosyltransferase — its product is MDPLIGKLKLLDEVDTGPFICELKKRESPTILGFLNQHGYNIAQRHSSVLESFLQVNYLLRDGIGIKIACLFNGRDPKANLNGSDFIPELIDELVGDAEDHYELFAMGTREPWLSDGARKLFGDRRFHAVDGFQRSEDYLAFYQQHHVPGRFPIIVLAMGMPKQEHVALHLQKSMNTRALLICGGAILDFSAQRFPRAPMLFRRFGLEWAFRMLIEPRRLFKRYAVGIPLFFYYLSRNAFSGARRVGGWNVLKREP